A genome region from Tachyglossus aculeatus isolate mTacAcu1 chromosome 1, mTacAcu1.pri, whole genome shotgun sequence includes the following:
- the B3GNT5 gene encoding lactosylceramide 1,3-N-acetyl-beta-D-glucosaminyltransferase has product MFVSGRRVRKWQFLQLFATCFILCVMIFWEPLDNHIVSHMKSYSYRYLINSYNFVNDSLSLRHNMDGVASYPYLINHEEKCQAEDVFLLLFVKTSPENQNRRDAIRETWGNERYVRTQLNAKIKTIFALGRPANPPHRESLQRKLQMEDQKHSDIIQQDFADTFHNLTLKLLMQFRWVNRYCPHAKFIMSADDDIFIHMPNLVTYLQSLEQIGVQDFWVGRVHRGSPPIRDKTSKYYVPYEMYHWPAYPDYTAGAAYVISNDVAAKVYEASQTLNSSLYIDDVFMGLCANKMGLVPQYHLFFSGEGKAPYHPCIYKRMMTSHGHTEDLHRLWKEATDPKVKSIYNSIFGRLYCRMVNIMLLCKFHYMDTYPCIAALS; this is encoded by the coding sequence ATGTTTGTGAGTGGCCGGCGAGTAAGAAAATGGCAGTTTTTGCAGTTATTTGCCACTTGCTTCATCTTGTGTGTCATGATTTTTTGGGAACCGCTCGATAATCACATCGTGAGCCACATGAAGTCTTACTCTTATAGATACCTCATCAACAGCTATAACTTCGTGAACGACAGCCTGTCTCTCAGACACAACATGGACGGAGTTGCCAGTTACCCGTACTTGATTAACCACGAAGAGAAATGTCAGGCTGAAGATGTTTTCCTTTTGCTGTTTGTGAAGACCTCTCCCGAAAACCAAAATCGCCGGGATGCAATCAGAGAAACCTGGGGCAATGAACGATATGTGCGAACTCAACTCAACGCCAAAATCAAAACCATATTTGCTTTAGGGCGACCCGCAAATCCTCCGCACAGAGAAAGTCTACAAAGAAAGCTTCAGATGGAAGATCAGAAGCACAGTGATATAATTCAGCAAGACTTCGCCGATACTTTCCACAATCTCACGCTTAAACTGCTTATGCAGTTCAGATGGGTAAACAGATACTGTCCTCATGCTAAATTCATTATGTCTGCAGATGATGATATATTTATCCATATGCCAAATCTTGTCACTTACCTTCAGAGTTTGGAACAAATTGGTGTTCAAGATTTCTGGGTTGGACGTGTACACCGTGGCTCCCCTCCCATAAGGGATAAGACCAGCAAATACTACGTTCCGTATGAAATGTACCATTGGCCCGCGTACCCTGACTATACAGCCGGAGCAGCATACGTAATATCGAATGATGTAGCCGCCAAGGTATACGAAGCATCACAGACGCTTAATTCTAGCCTTTACATCGATGACGTTTTCATGGGTCTCTGTGCCAATAAAATGGGATTAGTGCCGCAGTACCACTTGTTTTTTTCTGGGGAAGGAAAAGCTCCCTATCATCCTTGCATTTATAAAAGAATGATGACGTCTCATGGACACACGGAAGACCTTCACCGACTTTGGAAGGAGGCAACGGATCCCAAAGTCAAAAGTATTTACAACAGCATTTTTGGAAGACTGTATTGTAGAATGGTTAATATTATGCTGCTCTGCAAATTCCATTATATGGACACTTATCCCTGCATAGCGGCATTATCCTAG